A region from the Vibrio rumoiensis genome encodes:
- a CDS encoding MacB family efflux pump subunit, which translates to MGQPLLKIENLTRCFASGDESLTVLNNVSLEIQQGEMVAIVGASGSGKSTLMNILGCLDQPSSGQYWINGQDTSTLDSDQLAELRREYFGFIFQRYHLLSDLTAVGNVEVPAVYAGVPHSQRSERAQQLLGRLGLGERLTHKPNQLSGGQQQRVSVARALMNGGDVILADEPTGALDSQSGQEMMALLKELHQMGHTIILVTHDMDVAHFADRIIEIKDGEIIADTRSDEFSPSSQVTPATPKKLHPQGHSASHWWHWDSFIDALKMALLAMSSHRMRTFLTMLGIIIGIASVVSVVALGNGTQKQILANIASMGTNTIDIRPGTGFGDRRSGRVRTLTAEDAKAIKNLSYVDSVTPSLSNSLTVRYDNEAVSASVEGVGPDYFRVKGYEIAQGQFWQQDSVDALAQDAVIDDNTRQALFPDKNPIGQVIFLGRLPVRIVGVTAPKESAFGNNDSLNVWVPYTTMSGRMMGQRYLNSITVRIDENAPSSAAEQGIISLLKMRHGTEDFFTINTDTIRQNIEKTTAMMTLLISSIAVISLVVGGIGVMNIMLVSVTERTKEIGVRMAVGARQIDILRQFLIEAVLVCLCGGIAGIGLAFGLGALLSSFNGSFQMIYSVASIIWAFVCSTLIGIVFGFLPARNAAKLDPVEALARD; encoded by the coding sequence ATGGGCCAGCCTTTACTGAAAATTGAAAACCTTACTCGTTGTTTTGCCAGTGGTGATGAGTCATTAACCGTATTAAATAACGTCAGCCTTGAGATCCAGCAAGGTGAAATGGTGGCGATTGTTGGCGCGTCGGGTTCTGGTAAGTCGACCTTGATGAATATCTTAGGTTGCCTTGATCAGCCTAGCTCCGGTCAATATTGGATTAACGGACAAGATACTTCTACGCTTGATAGCGATCAATTAGCGGAACTGCGCCGAGAATATTTTGGTTTTATCTTCCAGCGTTACCATTTGCTCAGCGATTTAACCGCAGTTGGTAATGTGGAAGTGCCGGCGGTGTATGCCGGAGTGCCTCATTCACAACGCAGCGAACGTGCCCAGCAGTTATTGGGCCGTTTAGGGTTGGGCGAGCGTTTAACTCATAAACCAAACCAGTTAAGTGGCGGTCAGCAACAGCGTGTTAGTGTCGCTCGCGCCTTAATGAACGGCGGTGATGTGATTTTGGCTGATGAGCCAACGGGGGCCTTAGATAGTCAAAGCGGCCAAGAAATGATGGCGTTGTTGAAAGAGCTGCATCAAATGGGGCATACCATTATTTTGGTGACTCATGATATGGATGTGGCGCATTTTGCGGATCGTATTATCGAAATCAAAGATGGTGAGATCATTGCTGATACGCGATCTGATGAGTTCAGTCCCTCCTCGCAAGTGACTCCTGCTACTCCAAAGAAATTGCATCCTCAAGGCCATTCTGCTTCACATTGGTGGCATTGGGACAGTTTTATTGATGCATTGAAAATGGCTTTACTGGCGATGTCGAGCCATCGAATGCGTACCTTTTTAACCATGTTGGGTATCATTATTGGCATTGCGTCAGTGGTTTCAGTCGTGGCGCTGGGCAATGGTACGCAAAAGCAAATCTTAGCCAATATCGCTTCCATGGGCACCAACACCATTGATATTCGACCGGGTACAGGGTTTGGTGATAGACGCTCTGGGCGAGTGCGTACTTTGACCGCTGAAGATGCCAAAGCGATTAAAAACTTATCTTATGTCGATAGCGTGACACCATCACTCAGTAATAGCTTAACCGTTCGTTATGACAATGAAGCGGTCAGCGCGTCGGTAGAAGGGGTTGGGCCGGATTATTTTCGCGTTAAAGGGTATGAGATTGCGCAAGGGCAGTTTTGGCAGCAAGACAGTGTCGATGCGTTAGCGCAAGATGCGGTGATTGATGACAATACCAGACAAGCGTTATTTCCGGATAAAAATCCGATTGGGCAGGTGATCTTCCTAGGTCGATTGCCAGTGCGGATTGTCGGTGTGACCGCTCCGAAAGAAAGTGCGTTTGGTAATAACGACAGTTTGAATGTGTGGGTGCCTTATACCACGATGTCTGGCCGAATGATGGGACAACGTTATCTCAATAGCATCACGGTACGGATTGATGAAAATGCCCCGAGCAGTGCCGCTGAGCAAGGCATTATTAGCTTGTTAAAAATGCGTCATGGTACGGAAGATTTCTTCACCATTAATACCGATACTATTCGTCAAAATATTGAAAAGACCACCGCGATGATGACCTTATTGATTTCTTCGATTGCGGTTATTTCATTGGTGGTAGGTGGCATTGGCGTGATGAACATTATGTTGGTGTCAGTGACCGAACGTACCAAAGAAATTGGCGTTCGAATGGCGGTAGGCGCAAGGCAAATTGATATTTTGCGTCAGTTCTTAATTGAAGCGGTATTAGTGTGTTTGTGCGGAGGCATTGCCGGTATTGGCTTAGCGTTTGGATTGGGCGCATTACTCAGTTCATTCAATGGCAGTTTCCAAATGATTTATTCTGTAGCGTCGATTATTTGGGCATTCGTATGTTCAACTTTGATTGGTATTGTGTTCGGTTTCTTACCAGCTAGAAACGCTGCCAAGCTTGATCCTGTCGAAGCATTAGCGCGAGATTAA
- a CDS encoding efflux RND transporter periplasmic adaptor subunit, with the protein MKIKKRWMLIVAVPVIGIASWFYFGQSEPAPAYATETVQRANIENTVLANGMLQAAKLVNVGAQVSGQIQKLAVSLGDEVKQGDLIAQIDSLTQQNNLKESQASLDSLNAQYRAKQAQIKQAKYEYQRQKGMLAAEASSRADYESAEATLAIYQADLAQLKAEIEKAKINVDSAQVDLGYTTISAPMDGTVVYTAVESGQTVNANQTTPTIIELAQLDTMTVKAQISEADVIHVQPGQTAYFSILGQPNKKYQGTLRAIEPGPTIMTGDDSQLAVTDTDAIYYNALFDVKNPQGTLRIGMTAQVSIILNQSKDALLVPAQVLQPSKGEGQFEVPVLQGQDVVYKNVTVGINNKVHAEILSGLDEGDQVIVGMPSDDTFSSKRGRMRL; encoded by the coding sequence ATGAAAATTAAAAAAAGATGGATGCTTATTGTTGCGGTTCCGGTTATCGGCATTGCGAGTTGGTTTTATTTTGGCCAGTCGGAGCCAGCGCCAGCCTACGCCACGGAAACGGTGCAGCGCGCTAATATTGAAAATACCGTATTAGCCAATGGTATGTTGCAAGCAGCCAAGTTGGTGAATGTCGGTGCGCAGGTTTCAGGGCAAATCCAAAAACTGGCGGTATCACTAGGTGATGAGGTGAAGCAAGGGGATTTGATTGCCCAGATTGATAGCTTAACTCAGCAAAATAACCTTAAAGAATCGCAAGCCTCACTTGATAGTTTAAATGCGCAATACCGAGCTAAGCAGGCGCAAATCAAACAAGCAAAATATGAATACCAACGCCAGAAGGGCATGCTGGCAGCCGAAGCCAGTTCTCGCGCCGATTACGAAAGTGCAGAAGCGACGCTCGCGATCTACCAAGCGGATTTAGCCCAATTAAAAGCGGAAATTGAAAAAGCCAAAATCAATGTCGACAGCGCACAAGTGGATCTAGGCTACACCACGATTAGTGCTCCGATGGACGGCACGGTGGTGTACACCGCAGTAGAAAGTGGCCAAACGGTCAACGCCAATCAAACCACGCCAACTATTATTGAGCTTGCTCAGCTTGATACCATGACAGTGAAAGCACAAATCTCCGAAGCGGATGTGATTCATGTTCAACCAGGTCAAACCGCTTATTTCAGCATTTTGGGTCAGCCAAATAAAAAATACCAAGGCACATTACGCGCCATCGAACCCGGCCCAACCATTATGACTGGCGATGATAGCCAGCTTGCGGTCACTGACACCGATGCGATTTATTACAACGCGTTATTTGATGTAAAAAACCCACAAGGCACACTGCGAATTGGCATGACGGCGCAAGTGTCGATCATCTTAAATCAATCGAAAGATGCGTTACTTGTACCGGCGCAAGTATTGCAACCATCTAAAGGGGAAGGGCAATTTGAAGTCCCTGTTTTGCAAGGGCAAGACGTGGTGTATAAAAACGTAACCGTAGGGATCAATAATAAAGTACATGCGGAAATTCTCTCTGGTTTAGATGAAGGCGACCAAGTGATTGTTGGCATGCCTTCCGATGATACCTTTTCAAGTAAACGTGGCCGGATGAGACTGTAA
- a CDS encoding Gfo/Idh/MocA family oxidoreductase: MKIGFIGYGKSTNRYHMPFVEDSGQYEIVGFYTRGSKSFDMPYQTNTDLTRFPDVEQLLNSDAEVISVTTPPEYHYEYTKKSILAGKHVIVEKPFCNTLAEVEDLYRLAEAHNVKITPYQNRRYDSDFLTIKNILQRQDIGKVMEIESNHTHYRPDGADNRGNQYDGSVLGHAVHFIDQIVSLYGEPDSLIYDVCNQKNFYIGEGLMHSDTVPEDYYDIKLIYGNLRIRVRHSQLIVKHPPRWIINATEATVEKYEIDQQERDLKQGIFLDSPTFGHDTAEGLCKIYYKDRVEEVPAEYLHYTQFYNDFKNWVEGQRPNPPVEKSEALTVIHILETIANKAEYVPLKLQK, encoded by the coding sequence ATGAAAATAGGATTTATTGGCTACGGCAAAAGTACTAACCGTTATCACATGCCGTTTGTAGAAGATTCTGGACAGTATGAAATCGTGGGGTTTTATACTCGAGGTTCAAAATCGTTTGATATGCCTTACCAAACGAACACCGATCTGACACGCTTTCCGGATGTTGAACAATTACTCAATAGTGATGCTGAAGTGATTAGCGTTACCACGCCTCCGGAATACCACTATGAATATACCAAAAAAAGTATCTTGGCCGGCAAGCATGTGATTGTTGAAAAGCCATTTTGCAATACTTTAGCGGAAGTGGAAGATTTGTATCGGCTTGCTGAGGCGCACAATGTGAAAATTACGCCGTATCAAAACCGCCGCTATGACAGTGATTTTCTGACTATTAAGAACATATTACAGCGTCAAGATATTGGTAAGGTGATGGAGATTGAGTCGAACCACACTCATTACCGACCAGATGGCGCGGATAACCGAGGCAACCAATACGATGGCAGTGTGTTGGGCCATGCCGTGCATTTTATCGATCAGATTGTCAGTTTATATGGGGAACCAGACAGCCTTATTTATGATGTGTGTAACCAGAAGAATTTCTACATTGGTGAAGGCTTAATGCATTCAGATACCGTGCCGGAAGACTATTATGATATTAAGCTGATTTATGGAAATTTGCGCATTCGTGTTCGTCATTCTCAATTAATTGTTAAGCATCCACCTCGCTGGATTATCAACGCCACCGAAGCCACAGTTGAAAAGTATGAGATTGACCAACAAGAACGCGACTTAAAGCAAGGTATCTTTTTAGATTCCCCGACATTTGGTCATGATACGGCAGAAGGTTTATGTAAGATTTACTATAAAGATCGAGTAGAAGAAGTGCCGGCAGAGTACCTACATTACACTCAATTTTATAATGACTTTAAAAACTGGGTGGAAGGTCAAAGACCCAACCCTCCGGTTGAGAAAAGTGAAGCATTAACCGTGATTCATATTTTAGAAACCATCGCGAATAAAGCAGAATATGTGCCTTTAAAACTGCAAAAGTAA
- a CDS encoding efflux transporter outer membrane subunit: MNKTIISLVLSSVVLTGCGTLTRTDYQAPPVQIPEGWQQKHLSQAVKVDPWWYAFNDQTLNQFIDKALITNNDLALATFTLKKARLQMGLADDDLYPQLSSTTSAGVSKPLDGGDSTDSYRTNLSVSYELDLWGKISADTDQAKWAAMASLEDRESTAQSLVATTASLYWQIGYLKQRIALSESDVADAQKTLDLITRQYQLGAVTKLDVLEAKRSLASLQAQQSQFNQQLVEANNAFAILFNQPPLDMTQNVKQLPDITLPQVSSGVPADLLIRRPDVKAAIYDIKSSLASKDSADLEYLPTLTLTGALGGSSEELKNLLSNPIGSLGADLTLPFLQWNDMQNNQAIADVEYQSAVVNYRQVLYSAFQDVENALSAREQLQYQHDRLQEQYDAAEQAEKIYISRYKYGSITIMDLLDSQENTRNAKASLLENRYNQFVAQVALYQALGGQDIAPDVDAYQEDDSDI; encoded by the coding sequence ATGAATAAAACAATAATTAGCCTAGTGTTAAGCTCCGTTGTGTTAACTGGTTGTGGCACATTAACCCGAACGGACTATCAAGCGCCGCCAGTGCAAATACCAGAAGGCTGGCAACAAAAGCATCTTTCTCAAGCGGTAAAAGTGGACCCATGGTGGTATGCGTTTAATGATCAAACCCTGAATCAATTTATTGATAAAGCGTTGATCACTAACAACGATTTAGCTCTTGCGACGTTCACTTTGAAAAAGGCTCGGCTACAAATGGGCCTGGCTGATGATGATTTGTATCCGCAGTTAAGTTCAACTACTTCTGCTGGTGTGTCTAAACCCTTAGATGGTGGCGATTCAACCGACAGTTACCGCACCAACTTATCGGTCAGTTATGAATTGGATTTGTGGGGAAAAATTTCAGCTGATACCGATCAAGCTAAATGGGCGGCAATGGCGAGTCTTGAAGATAGAGAAAGCACCGCGCAAAGTTTAGTGGCGACTACCGCGTCGCTTTACTGGCAAATTGGCTATTTAAAGCAGCGCATCGCACTAAGTGAAAGTGATGTGGCAGATGCGCAAAAAACCTTAGACTTGATCACTCGTCAATATCAATTGGGCGCAGTGACTAAGCTGGATGTATTGGAAGCGAAACGCAGCCTCGCCAGCTTGCAAGCGCAGCAGAGCCAATTTAATCAACAGCTGGTGGAAGCGAATAATGCGTTTGCGATTTTATTTAATCAGCCGCCGCTCGATATGACACAAAACGTTAAGCAATTACCTGATATTACCTTGCCGCAAGTATCATCGGGTGTTCCTGCCGATTTATTGATCCGCAGGCCAGATGTTAAAGCGGCGATTTACGACATTAAATCGAGTCTCGCCAGTAAAGATTCGGCAGATTTAGAGTACTTGCCAACACTGACGCTAACTGGCGCATTAGGTGGCTCATCGGAAGAATTAAAAAACTTATTATCCAATCCGATTGGTAGCTTAGGTGCTGATTTAACTCTGCCATTTTTACAGTGGAATGATATGCAAAATAATCAGGCAATCGCGGATGTTGAATATCAATCGGCGGTAGTCAATTATCGTCAAGTGTTGTATTCGGCGTTTCAAGATGTCGAAAATGCGTTATCGGCCAGAGAGCAGTTGCAATATCAACATGATCGCCTGCAAGAGCAATATGATGCTGCTGAGCAAGCAGAGAAGATTTATATTTCTCGCTATAAATACGGTTCGATCACCATCATGGATTTACTGGATTCACAAGAAAACACGCGAAACGCCAAAGCGTCATTATTAGAAAATCGCTATAACCAGTTTGTCGCCCAAGTGGCGCTGTATCAAGCATTAGGCGGTCAAGATATTGCGCCGGATGTCGATGCGTATCAAGAGGATGATTCGGATATCTAA